ctgttctTAAATGTGCCAATTCCTGctctcttgtgtgtgttttgatgtttttgaaaaagaaatgtttCATTTCAAGCAACTGCACTTAggaaggaaactttttttttttgcactctaTGAAGTATCAATATATTCCCAAATTAAGACTCATGCAGGCTGGGACAGTGGGAAACTTCCTTTTCTGGAGAGTGAATTTTCTGTGTAAGCATCACCATTGAAGCACCTCACTTTAACCTCACTTTAACCCAAGACAGTTCCTCTTCTGTCCCCTGACATCTTTAGATGGGAGACACAAGTTATCATCAAATTCAAGAGCTACATCCACCtcctgtggtgtgtgtttttttgggaggAAAGGGGTGTTAACAAGCTGGTTCTAAGAAAACTCTGCATGATACTTTTAGGCATACTTTGGATTACCGCACAGACACCACAAACGTGTTTTTCAGAGACAGTCTGGGTCACCCTTGTTTATTTTTTCACAGCCAAAAGGGAGAAAAAGTTATTGACATGCTTTCCTTCCCGCCAAATCCCAGGTTATACAAGCACAGATGAATCCCCATCTCCTTATGATCTAAGCTCTGGAGCTCCAACTCCTTAGGTCATTTTTGAGGAGTGGGGAGGTCGGAGTGGTTCCTTCCCCATCTAATTTGTAGACTTCTTAACTGCAAAAGCAACTAGATGTTTCAGCTAAAGCACTTCCAAGGAATGAtcttgcaaaagaaaaacagagaagggCCCCTGGAGCAACTGGACACCTTTGCTATAGAACTGAAATCATACAATCTGCTTCTCAAAGCACAGCTAACTGTTGAGAAGGTGGGGTGAGGGAGACACAAAACGATCAGGAAAGGGCTTCTGTACATCAGCCACCATGTTGGGCGTTATGTGGAGATTGTGCGTCTCCAAGTAAAAGCAGAGGCAGACTGCAAGCACAGCCAACACGGAGCCACCGATTTGGAACAGGATCTTCCCACACAAACAAGTGACTGGAAGCGAGGTGGCAAATAAGGCAAGGCTGACTCAAACTGGGATGAGGAGAGGCCTGGTCACAGTTTTCTTGCATCATGAAGACACATGGCTGGGCCACGTGCCCAGCCAATACTCCAGCACAAAAATATGAGGCAGCTCCCTTTGAAATggctttctgggggtgggggtgcaatAATGTATTTCGGACCAGGACAAACCACTTCGAAAATACGGCACTTAAAATTCCATTTTACAGCTAAATACCATTTTTACTGTCAAATATTAGGCATGTTTGAGAGACGGTTTTGGATCAAGAAGAAACAAAGATGAccaccttttttccccttttacagCCAAGGCAACTTAAAAAGGAGAACAACGCACTCTTTGGGGACAGAAAAAGCCGgctggaattatttttttttaaaaaaaacaaaacaaaacattgagtaCCTCATTTGAAGCCAGATTCTGACCCTTAATTGCCACCTTTCTGGGGTCTGCTTACAGCCAGCTTCTGAACCTTTCAAAAGGAATTTAAAAACCAAAGGATTTCTTTAATGGAATTTTAGAGattctctttttatttcatttctcctTCCCGCTTAAAGGCCATTTGTtgaagcatttttaatttttatttttctttacagttCTCCTagtgcaaaagaaaatgaaaaagaaaaagaaaaagagcagaaACCGAAAACAAGGAACATGAAAAAGATGCTGCTGCCTTACTTCTCCCAGgcaaccaaaaacaaaaacaaaacgaacAGAATTTTAGGTGGTGTTTTTACTGCAACATATACACATTAAATATAGTTTACAGTCCATGCAGCGGCGCAACCATGGTTGAAGGGTTCCTGGGCCCCCGCCTTCAGTGCACTACAGTCCATGTTCCTCGCCCGCCGTCATCGCGCCCCCCCTCCACTGCCGTCTGCCTGCCTCCTAGCCCGACTTGAAGAGGAGAATTGCAACCTGGCCCAaatagaaataaatgaaatgcttCGTCTCGTGCGTTACGTAGCTGCCGAAATTCCTGCCCACGATGCAATGCCAAGTGGGGTTGTATTTCTTGTCAAATTcctgaatggggagggggagaggggagacagaagagagaaggggggggggagagagaagagagaggacGTTATTGAAATGCAACAGCATCAAAAGGAGGCAGATCTGTGCCCCAAGGAGATTACAATCTGAACATCTGATACAGGAATCGGGAAGTGTGTTTCGGAGTCCAGAGGCCCTCAGCCAGAGCCTGTCTTGGCCAAGCCCTGGCGCTAGGCCCATCCTCACACACCCTTGCTCCTGGGCAACCCCTGCATTGTTTCCTTCAGCTGTGGGGGGAGAAGATGGTAGTTTCTGCAGTAGGATAGTTCTGGAGTCTAACCCACCCGGAGACCAGCTTGAGACATCATGATAGCCCTAACAGCTACATTGAAGAGGTGGCTCCCATAATGCTTTGCAGCGTTGCGCAGAACAGTTAGGCAACTCATCCCCAAGCGGCACATGGCTTTGTCAGTCAGTATCTTCTAAAAATATAGCACCAGCcacagaaggtcgcaggttcaatccccaagtaGGGTTGGGGTAGATTCCCTGTACAAAACcccactgccagtcagcgtagacagtactgagttagatggaccaatgggtcagTATAAGGTCGCTTCCAATCAGGGCTGAAAGCCATGGGGgcaggaccttggagaccagggttcaaatccccactcagccatgaagcacattgggtgaccttggg
This genomic window from Podarcis raffonei isolate rPodRaf1 chromosome 15, rPodRaf1.pri, whole genome shotgun sequence contains:
- the DYNLL2 gene encoding dynein light chain 2, cytoplasmic, with protein sequence MSDRKAVIKNADMSEDMQQDAVDCATQAMEKYNIEKDIAAYIKKEFDKKYNPTWHCIVGRNFGSYVTHETKHFIYFYLGQVAILLFKSG